A genomic region of Dehalococcoidia bacterium contains the following coding sequences:
- a CDS encoding MFS transporter, which yields MRAVLKLVEWTPRTPIFYGWVVLGMAALGTYAATGVAQVVIGGIQNLIFEDLGWDRSTVAFAVTAGTWMSGLLAPIFGRLVDQHGPRRLMPPAALIAGVSFIALAGIREVWHFYAAYMIARAIANPALVGVVPRTVAVNFFHRKRNLAIGLVSTFRPVSGAINIQIISVIAAASSWRVAYRLLGVFSILLVLPLFLIMRKRPEDIGLRPDGDESPAPIRAATSTARGRDRPSSSDDGSWSAGEALATSAFWLIVLAEMLTILTSSTVGFQMVPFLVDSGISQPIAVIALSLSSMLGALVNPFWGVLADRYQPRVLATFATAATLITAACFIPTGGGTGGFVVAIVWGIASGGLNVLGSMMLAQYFGRASYGTITGLTGPFQMAFLGLGPTMGALLFRATDGYTVIWYYALGAYAVATVLIFSARRPMKKRRE from the coding sequence TTGCGCGCAGTCCTGAAACTGGTCGAATGGACACCTCGCACGCCTATCTTCTACGGATGGGTAGTCCTTGGCATGGCTGCGCTTGGAACCTATGCCGCGACCGGCGTTGCCCAGGTGGTCATCGGAGGCATTCAAAACCTGATATTCGAAGACCTCGGCTGGGACAGGTCTACTGTCGCCTTCGCGGTTACGGCCGGCACATGGATGTCAGGTCTGCTGGCCCCTATCTTCGGACGCTTGGTCGACCAGCATGGTCCAAGACGGCTGATGCCGCCGGCTGCACTAATTGCCGGTGTCTCCTTCATTGCTCTCGCGGGCATTCGCGAAGTGTGGCACTTCTACGCTGCTTACATGATTGCCAGGGCTATTGCCAACCCGGCCCTCGTGGGCGTAGTGCCAAGGACAGTTGCGGTCAACTTCTTCCATCGCAAGAGAAACCTCGCTATTGGGCTCGTATCGACTTTCAGGCCAGTCAGCGGGGCGATCAATATCCAGATCATTTCGGTCATTGCCGCCGCGTCTAGCTGGCGTGTGGCTTACCGTCTTCTTGGGGTTTTCTCAATCCTGCTCGTCCTGCCCCTATTCCTGATCATGCGGAAGAGACCAGAGGACATAGGGCTCAGACCCGATGGGGATGAGAGCCCTGCACCTATTCGGGCGGCAACCTCCACAGCTAGAGGCCGCGACCGGCCCTCCTCGTCAGATGACGGCAGTTGGTCTGCCGGTGAAGCCCTGGCAACTTCTGCCTTCTGGCTGATCGTTCTGGCAGAGATGCTGACAATTCTGACATCCAGCACAGTGGGCTTTCAGATGGTCCCATTCTTGGTTGATTCAGGGATCTCTCAGCCGATTGCGGTTATCGCATTGAGCCTGAGTTCTATGCTGGGCGCCCTTGTTAACCCCTTCTGGGGGGTACTCGCCGATAGATACCAGCCACGCGTACTGGCGACCTTCGCGACTGCCGCTACACTGATCACCGCGGCCTGCTTCATCCCAACCGGAGGGGGCACGGGCGGGTTTGTAGTCGCAATTGTGTGGGGAATTGCATCGGGTGGACTGAACGTCCTGGGAAGCATGATGCTGGCGCAGTACTTCGGTCGGGCTTCCTACGGCACCATTACCGGACTTACCGGTCCATTCCAGATGGCTTTCCTGGGACTCGGACCGACGATGGGTGCACTTCTGTTTCGAGCGACCGACGGCTATACGGTCATCTGGTACTACGCGCTCGGTGCGTACGCTGTTGCTACGGTGCTCATCTTCAGCGCCCGAAGGCCAATGAAGAAGCGTCGCGAGTGA
- a CDS encoding NHL repeat-containing protein gives MGRPYALLRSGYPYYMTLGQRRVTSNPVDIGFGKENVYVLTRGGLGTEVRVINWDDENLGLLGTGNFTWPTALLVDEEENLYVSDEAKHSVTIMDKEGTVLDTWGEHGSEQGQLNRPSSIQFDSDGNILVSDTMNHRIQRFTRDGTHLQTIDHGQGSAEGELNMPWGVALDEFGDVYVADWRNDRVQKFNADGEFVMSIGSKGDEKGQFNRPASVTVDAHGDIYVADWLNDRVQMFNAEGRFIEQFIGDANLSKSGRQYILANTVTLRLREMADLEPTRRLSAPCSVRVDSEFRLFICDFGQHRIQIYQKEAYELSEDQIAPPLRNPILFTT, from the coding sequence ATGGGACGACCATACGCCCTTCTGAGGTCTGGCTATCCGTACTACATGACACTCGGACAGCGTCGAGTAACTTCGAATCCGGTGGACATAGGCTTTGGTAAAGAGAACGTTTACGTCCTGACTCGCGGCGGTCTCGGCACGGAGGTGCGAGTCATCAACTGGGACGACGAGAACCTGGGGCTGCTTGGTACGGGAAATTTCACCTGGCCAACTGCTCTTTTGGTAGATGAGGAAGAGAACCTCTACGTCTCCGATGAGGCCAAGCATAGCGTCACTATCATGGACAAAGAGGGCACAGTTCTGGACACGTGGGGTGAACACGGCTCCGAACAGGGACAGTTGAACCGTCCATCCTCAATACAGTTCGACTCAGACGGAAACATATTAGTCTCAGACACTATGAATCACCGCATTCAGCGGTTCACAAGGGATGGAACCCACCTGCAGACCATTGACCACGGCCAGGGAAGCGCTGAGGGCGAGTTGAACATGCCCTGGGGCGTTGCGCTGGACGAGTTCGGTGATGTGTACGTGGCCGACTGGCGCAACGACAGGGTCCAGAAGTTCAACGCAGACGGTGAGTTTGTTATGAGCATCGGTTCCAAGGGCGACGAAAAGGGGCAGTTCAACAGACCAGCTTCCGTCACAGTCGATGCCCACGGGGACATCTACGTCGCCGACTGGCTGAATGATCGCGTTCAGATGTTCAACGCCGAAGGGCGCTTCATCGAGCAGTTCATCGGCGATGCAAACCTGTCGAAGTCGGGCCGTCAGTACATCCTGGCAAATACCGTCACACTAAGGCTGCGGGAGATGGCAGACCTTGAGCCGACAAGGCGTCTCAGCGCGCCATGCAGCGTCAGGGTTGATTCCGAATTCCGGCTGTTCATCTGCGACTTCGGACAGCACCGGATCCAGATCTACCAGAAGGAAGCCTACGAGCTGTCTGAGGACCAGATCGCTCCACCGCTGCGAAACCCGATACTGTTTACGACCTAG
- a CDS encoding GNAT family N-acetyltransferase, with protein MTTPSFLIRFPLQAALYDGEQVTIRSLQPGDKDELLSFFLRVPEEDRFYLNSDVGSAEVIAEFAEHIDLEQTIPLVAVSGNRILADATLHRSRRAARRHVGEIRVVVEPEYRRRGLGVRLIHELIQLGRDLDLHSLVFELVSGHQQDAIQAALGAGFEQVAELRGRILDIQGSPQDLIILERPLNVAPELGHLDI; from the coding sequence GTGACTACTCCCAGCTTTCTAATTAGGTTTCCGCTCCAGGCTGCCTTATACGACGGCGAACAGGTCACAATCAGGTCGCTCCAGCCGGGCGACAAGGACGAGCTCCTGAGCTTCTTCCTCCGCGTTCCGGAGGAAGACCGATTCTACCTGAACAGTGATGTCGGTTCGGCAGAGGTAATAGCGGAATTCGCCGAGCACATCGACTTGGAGCAGACGATCCCCCTGGTAGCTGTGAGTGGTAACCGTATTCTGGCGGACGCGACTCTCCACCGGAGCCGTCGGGCTGCTAGGAGACATGTGGGAGAGATCCGCGTGGTCGTCGAACCGGAGTACAGGAGGCGCGGACTGGGTGTGCGCCTGATCCATGAGTTGATCCAACTAGGGCGAGATCTAGACCTTCACTCACTGGTCTTCGAGCTCGTCTCGGGTCATCAGCAGGACGCGATTCAGGCTGCGCTGGGAGCGGGATTCGAGCAGGTCGCCGAGCTGCGGGGGCGGATCCTGGACATACAGGGTAGCCCGCAGGACCTGATCATTCTGGAAAGGCCCC
- a CDS encoding DUF1501 domain-containing protein, with amino-acid sequence MAGNGNGKSPVFVVVQMTGGNDFMNTLIPYTSPVYHDNRPLVGIPQDQVLPLNDTLAFHPQMGPFKDLYDRGMVAIVQGIGYPNSNRSHFRGMDIWHTCEPHEVSTIGWLGRTLREIDPEGENPLTGVNFGVGLPRAMAMPGVPVTSVSNLDNYGLMTGIDAENERSQALDIFKHMYGPAIGTGPVMEYLSRTGQDVLTGADIIKAAPEQYESTVEYADNPIAKSLRDVARVHTADLGTRIFYTQHGGYDTHANEVPTHPKLIGDLSGAIHDFFDDLEEHDADDNVVMLVFTEFGRRIYDNGSGTDHGSGGGAFIIGKPVEGGLYSEYPSLEQSRWVNGEDLEHTIDYRGIYGTILEQWLGVEAAPIVLGQYEQINPFK; translated from the coding sequence ATGGCAGGTAACGGCAACGGGAAGTCTCCTGTCTTCGTCGTCGTCCAGATGACTGGCGGCAATGACTTCATGAACACCCTCATTCCCTATACCAGCCCCGTCTATCACGACAATCGGCCGCTGGTTGGCATCCCGCAGGACCAGGTCCTGCCACTGAACGACACGCTAGCGTTCCATCCACAGATGGGGCCGTTCAAGGACCTCTACGACCGCGGTATGGTCGCGATCGTGCAGGGCATCGGATATCCAAACTCGAACCGTTCCCACTTCAGGGGAATGGACATCTGGCACACGTGCGAGCCGCACGAAGTGTCAACCATCGGCTGGCTCGGACGAACACTTCGTGAGATTGATCCAGAGGGCGAGAACCCGCTTACAGGCGTCAACTTTGGTGTGGGACTTCCGCGGGCGATGGCAATGCCGGGTGTCCCTGTGACCAGTGTGTCCAACCTGGACAATTACGGCCTCATGACGGGGATCGATGCTGAAAACGAGCGCAGCCAGGCACTGGACATCTTCAAGCACATGTACGGCCCGGCAATAGGCACGGGGCCGGTCATGGAGTACCTGTCGAGGACGGGCCAGGACGTGCTAACCGGAGCCGACATCATAAAAGCCGCTCCTGAACAGTACGAATCAACAGTAGAGTATGCGGACAACCCCATCGCGAAGAGCCTAAGGGACGTCGCCAGGGTGCACACTGCTGACCTCGGAACCCGCATCTTTTATACCCAGCACGGAGGCTACGACACCCACGCCAACGAGGTGCCGACGCATCCCAAGCTGATTGGTGACCTGTCTGGCGCCATCCACGACTTCTTCGACGACCTCGAAGAGCACGATGCCGACGACAACGTAGTCATGCTGGTGTTCACTGAGTTTGGACGCCGCATCTATGACAACGGATCGGGCACCGACCACGGCTCAGGTGGCGGAGCCTTCATCATTGGCAAGCCTGTAGAAGGCGGACTCTACTCAGAGTACCCGTCCCTCGAGCAGAGTCGCTGGGTGAATGGCGAAGACCTGGAGCACACCATCGACTACCGCGGAATCTACGGCACGATCCTCGAGCAGTGGCTGGGTGTCGAAGCGGCCCCGATTGTGCTTGGTCAGTACGAGCAAATAAACCCGTTCAAGTAG
- a CDS encoding DUF1800 domain-containing protein, with protein MSNNDLALISHLMRRAGFGATRAELEELSTKSYEDVVEGLLHPEQVEDLDEDALMRYNMELSYHDAVQLWAGKWVWRMINSSRPLEEKMALFWHHVFATAWYKSEHSPTIIRQIDMFREVGMTDLQTILLDLSKDPAMNYWLDNCENHADQPNENWGRELLELFSMGVGNYSEDDIKNAARAFTGWTFTQPIPLYPFGHYTSEFKFLPEDHDDSEKTFLGHTGNLNGEDIIDIVVQQEPTYRFISRHLYNFFVADEPQVPAWNIEPPNDPEAVDALVEAFQENNGQIRPVLRTLFNSDFFKAAQFKKVKNPAELVAGTIKIVGTYDEVPAPGQSVGALSGATSVMGQTLMNPPTVEGWHTGHEWIDGGTLNERVNFAVNQFNDTSAPGVQYIITRLSRSESLTPDDLVNQCLDLLGPIEVGEDTRGALARYADSVGDIDLSSDQAITENADKVARMLQLIVASREYQFA; from the coding sequence ATGTCCAACAATGACCTCGCTCTGATCTCTCACCTGATGCGCCGTGCCGGTTTCGGCGCGACCAGAGCCGAGCTTGAGGAGCTGTCGACGAAGTCTTATGAAGACGTGGTCGAGGGTCTGCTCCATCCCGAGCAGGTGGAGGACCTGGATGAGGACGCGCTCATGCGCTACAACATGGAGCTGTCCTACCACGATGCGGTGCAGCTATGGGCTGGCAAATGGGTGTGGCGCATGATCAATTCCAGCCGTCCGCTGGAAGAGAAGATGGCGCTGTTCTGGCACCATGTCTTTGCCACCGCGTGGTACAAGAGCGAGCACAGCCCAACTATCATTCGGCAGATCGACATGTTCCGGGAGGTCGGCATGACCGACCTGCAGACCATCCTTCTGGATCTGTCGAAGGACCCGGCCATGAACTACTGGCTGGACAACTGCGAGAACCACGCCGACCAGCCAAACGAAAACTGGGGCCGTGAGCTACTAGAGCTGTTCAGTATGGGAGTCGGCAACTACTCTGAAGATGACATCAAGAACGCGGCCCGTGCATTCACGGGCTGGACATTCACCCAGCCGATCCCGCTGTATCCGTTTGGACACTATACGTCGGAGTTCAAGTTCCTACCTGAAGACCACGACGACAGCGAGAAGACGTTCCTGGGTCATACGGGCAATTTAAATGGTGAGGACATAATCGACATCGTAGTCCAGCAGGAACCCACCTACAGGTTCATTTCTCGCCATCTATACAACTTCTTCGTCGCAGACGAGCCACAGGTGCCGGCGTGGAATATCGAGCCTCCCAACGATCCTGAGGCAGTCGACGCCCTCGTAGAGGCCTTCCAGGAGAACAACGGGCAGATCAGGCCGGTGCTTAGGACTCTGTTCAACTCAGACTTCTTCAAGGCGGCCCAGTTCAAGAAGGTAAAGAACCCTGCAGAGTTGGTGGCTGGCACGATTAAAATTGTCGGCACCTACGACGAAGTTCCTGCTCCCGGACAGTCCGTTGGAGCTCTCAGCGGGGCAACGTCGGTCATGGGCCAGACGCTCATGAACCCACCCACGGTCGAAGGCTGGCATACCGGTCACGAGTGGATCGATGGCGGCACTTTAAATGAGCGAGTCAACTTCGCCGTCAACCAGTTCAACGACACGTCCGCGCCGGGCGTCCAGTACATAATCACAAGGCTCTCCCGAAGCGAGTCGCTTACGCCGGACGATCTTGTCAACCAGTGCCTCGACCTACTGGGTCCAATAGAAGTGGGCGAGGACACTCGTGGTGCCTTGGCTCGATACGCTGACAGCGTCGGGGACATCGATCTGAGCAGCGATCAAGCCATCACAGAGAACGCAGACAAAGTCGCACGGATGCTGCAGCTGATAGTCGCGTCGCGCGAATATCAGTTTGCCTAG
- a CDS encoding FAD-dependent oxidoreductase — protein MTSNSTDVVIVGGGAAGCAVAYYLGLAGVSSTIVEREGIAAFASGYSAGGLNPLEGAGIPGRLGALAMTSFKMHKDIWGDLIERSGIDFQPEIISSVRVAFNGFDLDAMRSTQQIFDRADSDFSGEWLDSNQLRELEPRIADNAIWALDTRGNAILSSERYTQSLAGAAETLGASVVTAEVTGIGTDGERVTSVETTEGNIACGAAVFATGPWSAQVGDWLRVNVPVEPYKGEILRTTLPSGPLPADLQGAGISLNRRENGQIWVGATEEDRGFDLEPSDEARATLMQGALRLMPAMADAEIVLHTACLRPLSPDWMPIVGTAPGWDNAYLATGAGKKGILLSPGLGKAIADVVTQGSTDLPVDEFVADRFNGGG, from the coding sequence ATGACCTCAAACTCGACCGATGTAGTCATAGTTGGTGGGGGAGCGGCAGGATGCGCCGTAGCGTACTACCTGGGCCTTGCTGGAGTCTCATCCACGATAGTTGAGCGAGAAGGAATAGCCGCCTTTGCCTCCGGTTACTCGGCTGGCGGACTCAACCCCCTTGAAGGTGCTGGCATTCCTGGCCGATTGGGTGCCCTTGCCATGACTTCTTTCAAGATGCACAAGGACATCTGGGGCGACCTCATTGAGCGCTCAGGGATCGACTTCCAGCCGGAGATCATATCGTCAGTACGGGTTGCATTTAACGGCTTCGACCTCGATGCGATGCGATCGACCCAGCAGATCTTTGACCGTGCCGACTCCGACTTCAGCGGGGAGTGGCTCGATTCCAACCAGCTTAGAGAACTGGAACCTCGAATCGCCGACAACGCGATCTGGGCGCTGGATACGCGCGGAAACGCCATTCTCAGCAGTGAGCGGTACACTCAATCTCTCGCCGGCGCCGCCGAAACCCTCGGAGCGTCTGTCGTCACCGCAGAAGTAACAGGTATCGGCACAGACGGCGAAAGAGTCACCTCCGTGGAGACGACGGAAGGCAACATTGCCTGTGGAGCCGCTGTCTTTGCAACAGGTCCCTGGTCAGCGCAGGTGGGCGACTGGCTCAGAGTAAACGTACCCGTTGAGCCGTACAAGGGCGAGATTCTGCGAACGACCTTGCCGAGTGGCCCACTCCCAGCTGACCTACAGGGGGCAGGGATATCACTGAACCGGCGAGAAAACGGACAGATATGGGTTGGTGCAACTGAAGAAGACCGAGGCTTTGATCTTGAGCCATCAGATGAAGCTCGCGCCACGCTGATGCAGGGCGCACTGCGGCTGATGCCCGCGATGGCGGACGCCGAAATCGTGCTCCACACTGCCTGCCTCAGGCCCCTGTCGCCGGACTGGATGCCGATTGTGGGAACTGCCCCTGGCTGGGACAACGCGTATCTGGCAACTGGAGCAGGAAAGAAGGGTATTCTCCTCAGCCCCGGGCTAGGCAAGGCAATCGCTGACGTGGTTACACAGGGCAGTACTGATCTCCCTGTGGACGAGTTTGTTGCCGACAGGTTTAACGGAGGGGGCTAA